The region TTGCTACAATACATCAAGAATTAAATTTGTTTGAAGATTTAACAGTTGCAGAGAATATATACGTTGGAAATATTCAAAAATCATTGATAAATAAAAAGCAATTAATAAAAAAAGCACAGGAAATATTGTCAAAAAATAATTTTAATATTAAAGCAGAATCATTAGTAAAAGAATTAAATACCTCAGAAAAGCAATTAGTGGCGATAGCTAAATCATTATCCCTAAAATCAAAAATAATTATAATGGATGAACCGACCGCCTCTATTACAGAACATGAAACCCATAATTTATTTAGAATTGTAAAAGAGTTAAAAAATCAAGGGATAGGTATTATATTTATCTCGCATAGATTAGAAGAAGTATTTGAAATAGCAGATAAAGTCACTGTTTTAAGAGATGGTAAGTATATTGGGAGTGGATTGGTAAAAGATTTTTCTCAAGAAGATTTGATTAATATGATGGTTGGAAGAAATATAAAAGAGATGTTCCCAAAATATAATGAAACTAAAGATGAAGTAGTATTTTCTATAAAAAATTTAAATATAGGAAAATTGGTGAAGAATGTTTCTTTTGAAGTAAAAAAAGGTGAGATATTTGGAATTGCAGGTTTAGTAGGATCAGGAAAATCTGAAATTCCTTTAGGGATATATGGTTATATGCCAGCAAAGTGGGATGAATTAATTATAAATAATAGAGAGATTAAAAAAATAAAAGACCCAAATAAGGCTTTAGATTATGGTATAGCATTAGTTCCAGAAGATAGAAAAAGTATGGGTTTAGTTTTAGATTTAGATATTGTAAGAAATATTATTCTACAAAATATAAAATTAGTAGAAAAATACGGTATTCTTTTTTGGAAGAATGCAAATAAAATAGCAGAAGAAGAGATAAAAAAATACTCAATAAAAGCAACATCATATAAGCAAAAAACAGGTAACTTATCAGGTGGGAATCAACAAAAGGTCGTTATTTCAAAAGTTTTAAAAAGAGATCCTAAGGTTGTGTTTTTAGTAGAACCTACAAGAGGGATAGATGTTGGTGCAAAAGTTGAAGTATATAACATTGTTAATAGATTAGCAAATAATGGCAATGGAGTAATTTTTGTATCTTCAGAATTACCTGAGATAGTAAGTTTATGCGATAGAGTTTTAGTTATGCACAGAGGCAAAAATATGGGAATATTGGAAGGTGATGAAATAACACAAGAAAATATTTTAAAATTAGCTACTGGAGTTGATATTTGATGGATAAAAAAATTATTTTAAAGAAGATGAAAGAATATCCAGCTATTGTAGGATTCATAGGCATTTCTATTTTGTTCTCCATTCTAAGCGATAGGTTTCTTACAGTATCTAATATAATTAATGTTTTTAGACAGGTGTCAATTCAGGCAGTAATGGCTTTTGGAATGACAATGGTTATAATTTCTGGTGGTATAGATTTATCCGTTGGTTCTATTTTTGCATTATCTGCAGTTATAATGGCTTCTGTTTTAAAAACAGGTTCTGTGTTTTTGGGAATTGTTATAGCATTAGTTGTAGGTGCATTAATGGGATTTGTTAATGGCTTTATTATAGCAAAAGGAAGGATTCAACCATTTATTGTTACATTGGCTACTATGGCCATAGGAAGAAGTTTAACATTAGTATATACTCAAGGAATGCCGATTACAGGATTTCCATCAACATTTAGAATTATAGGAAGAGGATATTTATTTGGAATGCCATACCCAATACTAATAATGCTAGGAACATTCGCTTTAATATGGTTCATATCTTCAAATACTAAGTTGGGGTTGTATACGTATGCAATTGGCGGAAATGAAACTGCTGCAAAACTTAGTGGTGTTAAAGTTGTAAAATACAAGATAATTATATATATGATTAGTGGTGTTTTATCAGCTGTAAGTGCCATGCTTTTAACAGCAAGACTTAATAGCGCCCAACCAACATTTGGTACTGGATACGAATTAGATGCTATTGCTGCTGTAGTATTAGGTGGTGCAAGTTTATCAGGTGGAAAAGGAAGTGTTGTTGGTACTATATTTGGAGCATTAATAATGGGAATAATAAATAATGGTCTTAATTTATTAAATGTATCTCCCTTTTATCAACAAGCTGTAAAAGGTATAGTAATTCTTATTGCAGTTTTGTTGGAAAGGGAAGATTAATAGGGGGTGTAGTTATGAAAAGAGCAGTATGGTTGGTAGTATTTATTATGATTTTATCTTTATCCGTGTTTAGTATTAAGATTGGGTTATCTCTTTCAACATTGAACAACCCATTTTTTGTTGAACTAAGAAATGGTGCATTACAAGAAGCAGTTAACCAGGGTGTAGATATAGTTGTTGTTGATGCACAAGATAAACCATATAAACAATTAAATGATATCGAAGACCTTGTACAACAAAGAGTTGATTTAATTATCATTAACCCAACTGATAGTGATGCCATAGTCGCAGCTGTTGAAGAAGCAAACAATGCAGGAATACCAGTAATTACAGTAGATAGAGCTGCAAATGGCGGAAAAGTTATTTTACACATTGCATCTGATAATGTTGCAGGTGGAGCAATGGCCGCAAAATATATCGCAGATCTTTTAAACGGTAAAGGAAACGTAGTAGAATTAGTAGGAATTCCTGGAACATCAGCAGCAAGAGATAGAGGCTTAGGGTTTGAAACTGAATTAAAGAAATATCCAGGTTTAAAACTTATAGCAAAACAAACAGCAAACTTTAATAGAGCTGAAGGGTTATCAGTAATGGAAAATTTATTACAGGCATATCCTGAAATTGATGCAGTTTTTGCACAAAATGATGAAATGGCTTTAGGTGCAATAGAAGCAATTAAATCAGAAGGGAAATTAGGAAAAATAGTTGTTGTAGGGTTCGATGCAATTCCTGATGCAGTAAATGCTGTTAAAAATGGGGAAATGGCTGCAACAGTTGCACAGCAACCATCATTAATGGGCGAATTGGCAGTAAAAAAAGCTGTTGAATATTTAGAAACACAGACAATTTATATACCTGTAAATTTAAAACTTGTGGTAAAATAATATGTAATGGGGGATATTCCCCCATTTTTCTTGAAAGGAGTAATATCATGAAAAGAGCTAGTATTCGAGATGTTGCTAAAGAAGCAGGTGTTTCTATTTCAACTGTATCAAGAGTGATTAATAACAGTTCTTATGTCAATGAAGAATTAAAAATCAAAGTTGAACAGGCTATCAAAAAATTAAATTATAAGCCTAACATAATAGCCCAAAGCTTAAGAAAAGGTAAAACAAAAACAATAGGATTTGTAATACCTGATATAACAAATCCTTTTTTTCCGAATATTGTAAAAGGAGTTGAGGACTACCTAAAAAAAGAAGGGTATACCCTTTTGTTAAGTAATTCTGATCAAGATTTAGAAATGGAAACAAAAATAATAAACACATTTATATCTAAACATATAGATGGCATAATCTTTACTGGTACAGGTTCATATAATCCAGTATTAGAAAAGTTGATAGAAAAAGGCATTAAAATAGTATTTCTTGATAGAATTTTAGAAGGAATAAATGCATCTTATGTAATATGTGACAACAAATCAGGAATTCTAGAATTGTTAAATTATTTATATAATAGTGGAAAAAGAAGTTTTTACTTTGTAAATGGGAATCAAAATACATTTAGTGCTAGAATAAGATATGAAACATTTTTAGAATTCATGAAAGAAAAAAAGATAAAAAAATATAATCATATATATACAAACTTTTCTTACGAAGCAGGATATAAGTTTGGAAAAAATATAAAATCATTACCTGAAGTTATAATTGGAGGTAATGATTTGATTGCATATGGTATTATAGATTCTCTTCAAGAAAGAAAAATAAAAATCCCAGAAGATGTTAGTGTAACAGGATTTGATGATATTCTTTTTAGCAAACATTATAAACCATCATTAACAACAGTAAAACAACCTATTTATGAAATGGGATACAAAGCTGCTGAATTAATGTTAAAAATAATTAATGGGAAACAAAAGAAAATAAAAGGAATAGTATTAAAACCAGAATTAATAATAAGAGAATCTACAAAATAAATTAATATAAATCTTCTCTCAAGCTTTTTGCATCATGTAAGAACACAAAATTTTGTGTTTTGCTTTCGCATAGAATCAAAAATCTAATAATTCCTTTTTTTGAACCTTCAAACATAGCTTCCTGAAAAGTCATTAAAGGAAGCTTATCTAATTTGAATTCTTCTCTGATAGCGGTAATAGGATTATATGCGGTTATATCCGGAGTTACAGAGCAAAGTATTGTAACAATATTTTGAATATCATTTTTTTCCAAAATTTTATTATATAATTCAATAGAGCGTTTTTTTATATGTTCTATTTCATTTTTTTCTATTGAAGTTGCCCCTCTAATGCCTAACATATTCCACCTCTAATATGAATATTTATTATATAGTAATATTATAGCATATAAGAGGAATTAAATCATGATGATGGGAGGGATATTTATGAAAAAAATCCAAATGGTATTTATATTTTTAATTTTTTCAATTTTAACATTTTCAATTTCAGAAGGAGAATGGATTGTAGATGCTTTATATATGCTATAATTAAGTCAAGAGAAAAATTTGGAGGTAACCTAATGAAAAAATTACCAATATGGGAATACTTTCTATGATTTCAAAAAGCTCCCATAATTAATAGGGAGCTTTTTTATTGGTAATGTGTAAAAGTTTGTGTAAATAATTTTTTTGAATAAAACTAAAAATTAGATGTTTGTTTTATTTTCTACTTCCAGGTTTTACGAGTTTTATATTGTTTTTGCACATAGGGCATTCATTAGATGTAAAAGTTTTAGCATTTATTTCAATTAATGATTTAATAGGATATTCATTTAAAAATTCTTTTTTGCTTCTATTAACAATACAACCAAATCCTAAAATATTTGGTTTAAAATCTTTAATAGATTCAACCACTTCCAGGGTTGATTTTCCAGTAGTTATCACATCTTCAATAATTATAACTTTTTTATTTTCTTCAATATAAAAATTTCTTCTTAATTCCATTTTACCTTCTTTATTTCTTTCTGTAAATAAGAAAGGAACATTAAATGCTCTTGCAACCTCGTATCCTATAATTAATCCACCAAGTGCAGGAGAAACAATATAATCAGGTTTTTCATTGAATTTTTCTGATAACAAATTGCCTAAAATTTCAGCATATTTTGGATATTTTAATACTTGAGCACATTGGATATAAGTATCAGAATGAAGACCAGAAGATAATAAAAAATGACCGTTTAAAATAGCTTTAGTTTTCTTTAAAAGATTTTCTATGTCCATATCATTCCCTCCATTTGTTAATAACGTTATTAAATTCTATAACCTTTTTTCTAGGATTTTCATCAAAAATAATAGCTCTTGAAACATTAATAACAATATTATCATATCCATTGAGATTATTAAATAACGCTTCAATGCTTCCACCTTGTGAACCTATACCAGGGATTAAAAATAGCATATTATCTGTAACAGCAGTTATTTCTTTAATGAATTTAGCATTTGTTGCACCAACAACTATACCTATTTTATTTCTATGTTTTTTATTTAATTCATTCATTTTTTTTGCAATTTTCAAATACAATTCTCCAGGAATTTCAAAATCATAAGCCCCTTTATTAGATGTCAAAGCAAGAGCAAACACATGGGAATTATTATATTCCAAATATGGTTCTAAAGTGTCTATTCCCATAAGCGGATTTATAGTTAAAGAATCAATTTTTAATTTTTCAAAATAATATTCAGCATAAGCTTTTGCAGTATTTCCAATATCTCCTCTTTTAGCATCTAATATAATAGGAATATCTGGATTATATTTAATATATTCTATAGTTTTTTCAAGAATTTCTAATCCTTTTGGACCCAATTTTTCATAAAAGGCAATATTTATCTTATAACCACAAACAAGATCAAAAGTTTCATCTATAATTTTTTTATTAAAATCTAAAATATCACCATCAATTCTATTAATATCACTATCAAGACCTACTAATAATACTGAATTCACATCATTTTTTCTTTCAATATATTTATCAAACATAAAAACCCTCCACAGCGCAAGATAAAATATCTTCATAATTTACTCTTTTAAAATATTTATCTAAGTCATCAATAATTTTTATGGGTATCTCAGGATCAGCCATAACTCCTGACCCAACCCCAACAAGATTAGCTCCAGCCATTATAAACTCAATAGCATCTTCATAGCTAAATACACCACCCATACCAATAATAGTCAATTTTTTAAATTTTTTTCTTATTCTGAATATTGTTGCAAGTGCAATGGGTTTTATAGCAGGACCGCTAAAACCACCAACCCCCTTTTTTAAAATAGGTTTCTTTTTATTTATATCTATTTTCAAACCTTTTGGTGAATTAATTAAAGTTACACCGTCTGCACCACCTTTTACAGCAGCTTCAACTAAATCTTCTAGAAAAGTTTCAACTCCAAGTTTTATAAAAATAGGTTTTTTCGATATTTTCTTTGCTTCTTTTACCAGATCAAGAATTGCAATTTCATCAATTCCAAGCGGGATTCCATTTTTTCCTACATTTGGACATGAAAGATTTAATTCAAAAAAAGCAGCCGATGAATTATTAAGGCTTTCAATTAATTTTATATAATCAGATTTTTTATCTCCTCCAATACTTAAAATAACATTAGTGTCTAAATTTTCTAAAAAAGGTAAATCATTTTTAATAAATTTCTCTATTCCCGGATTTTGTAATCCTATAGAATTAATTATTCCGGATTTTACATTAACAATTCTTGGTGGAGGATTTCCTTCTTTTTCATCAGGAGTAACAGTTTTTGCAGTGAATCCACCAAGTTTATTTAAATCAATATATTTTGCTAACTCCTTACCATTTCCACCTGGTCCAGATGCAATAATAATAGGATTTTTAAATTTAACACCACATACCTCTACCATTCTAATTCCACCTCACTTAAATCGAAAATAGGACCATCTTTACATATCATTTTAATTCCTTCTGTGGTTTTTATGGGGCAACCCTTACAAATTCCAATACCACATGCCATTCTTGCTTCTAACGAAGCATAAATTTTATTGTTTTTAAAATAATTTTTTACTGTTTTAATCATATCCATACTGCCACATATTAAGAAAGCATCATCACTACTAATATTTATAGTATTAGCTTTCTCTAATAAATTCATGTTGCTTTCTTTATCTATATGTAACCCTTCTACATTAAGTATTTTCTTAATTTCTGAAGTTGCAAATCCGTATATTTTTTCTTTAACAAGATGTGGATATTTTTCTGAGAAATGAATTAAAGGTGCTGAACCACAGTCTCCACCAAGTAATACATATTTTTTATTTTGATCAATTTTTTCTATAAACGGAATTCCATAAGCACCCCTAATAGCAATTTCCTCATTTGTTTTCAATTTCAACATTTCTTTTGTCATTTCACCTACAACTGCAATTAAAAATTTTATAATTTTTCCTTCTTGATAAGTCACGGAAAAAGGTTTTCCAAAATCATAATGTTTTAATTTTAACATGACGAACTGACCAGGTTCTATTTTTAATTCCTTTTCCGTTTCAACAGTTAATAAAATATAATTCTTTGTGGTTTCTATATTTTTCACTACAGCTTTCATAATAACTTCACCTCACTATATTTAATTTCACCATCAACAATAGTATAAAAAACTCTTCCTTGTAAATCTTTATAGGGTAAATTTTTTCCTTTTGAAAAAATTTTTCCATTCCATTTTTTTTCAGTATCAACCAAAACAAGATCAGCATTATACCCTTCTTTAATGTCCCCAATATTTTTTAATGAAAAAACTTTTGCAGAATTGTATGTAATTTTTTCTATTAAATAATCTAAATCTATTCTATACTTATTATGAATTTCAACTATTGCCGGAAAAAATATATCCAATCCAGATATCCCATTTAACGCTTCATCAAAAGATTTATTTTTTTCATCTAGTGAATGAGGGGCATGATCGCTAACTATCATATCTATATAATCAATATTTTCAATTAAATATCTTTGTGTTTCAACATCAGGTAATGGAGGATTAATTTTTTTAAAAGGGTCTTTTTCATAATTGTTTAAAAGTAAGTGATGAAATGTAATCTCACAACTCACATTTAAATTATTAATTTTTGCATATTTTATCAAATCAATACTATTGCCCGTTGAAATATGAGCGATATGAACATGCCCTTTTGTAAATTTTGATATTTCCATATCTCTTGCAACCATAAGTGATTCAAAAAGAGGAATATTTAAAAAACGTTTATCTTCACAGTGATTAATAATAACTCCATTAAATTTTTTTACAATATTCAGTGCATTTAGCATTAACTCATCATTCCATACAGGATTTCCATCATCTGAGAAAAATCTATAACCGTTATTAAAAAAAAACATTAAATTATTTAACTCTTCGCCTTTTCTTTTTTTTGTGATAGTTGGAATAGGAATTACCTTTCCTAATTTCACTTTTTTTGCTTTATTTTCAACAAATTTTATTATTTCTAAATTATCCATTGCTGGATTAGTATTTGGCATAACTCCTATTGTAGTAACGCCGCCATGGACAGCGGCGCTTAACCCTGTTTTTATTGCTTCTTTATAC is a window of Marinitoga hydrogenitolerans DSM 16785 DNA encoding:
- a CDS encoding chorismate mutase: MLGIRGATSIEKNEIEHIKKRSIELYNKILEKNDIQNIVTILCSVTPDITAYNPITAIREEFKLDKLPLMTFQEAMFEGSKKGIIRFLILCESKTQNFVFLHDAKSLREDLY
- a CDS encoding dihydroorotate dehydrogenase, which codes for MVEVCGVKFKNPIIIASGPGGNGKELAKYIDLNKLGGFTAKTVTPDEKEGNPPPRIVNVKSGIINSIGLQNPGIEKFIKNDLPFLENLDTNVILSIGGDKKSDYIKLIESLNNSSAAFFELNLSCPNVGKNGIPLGIDEIAILDLVKEAKKISKKPIFIKLGVETFLEDLVEAAVKGGADGVTLINSPKGLKIDINKKKPILKKGVGGFSGPAIKPIALATIFRIRKKFKKLTIIGMGGVFSYEDAIEFIMAGANLVGVGSGVMADPEIPIKIIDDLDKYFKRVNYEDILSCAVEGFYV
- the pyrF gene encoding orotidine-5'-phosphate decarboxylase, with product MFDKYIERKNDVNSVLLVGLDSDINRIDGDILDFNKKIIDETFDLVCGYKINIAFYEKLGPKGLEILEKTIEYIKYNPDIPIILDAKRGDIGNTAKAYAEYYFEKLKIDSLTINPLMGIDTLEPYLEYNNSHVFALALTSNKGAYDFEIPGELYLKIAKKMNELNKKHRNKIGIVVGATNAKFIKEITAVTDNMLFLIPGIGSQGGSIEALFNNLNGYDNIVINVSRAIIFDENPRKKVIEFNNVINKWRE
- a CDS encoding sugar ABC transporter ATP-binding protein — encoded protein: MLLKLQNITKRFPGVLALDKVNLELDFGEVHALLGENGAGKSTLIKIIGGVYKADEGKIYYNGKEINFSSPSEAINNGIATIHQELNLFEDLTVAENIYVGNIQKSLINKKQLIKKAQEILSKNNFNIKAESLVKELNTSEKQLVAIAKSLSLKSKIIIMDEPTASITEHETHNLFRIVKELKNQGIGIIFISHRLEEVFEIADKVTVLRDGKYIGSGLVKDFSQEDLINMMVGRNIKEMFPKYNETKDEVVFSIKNLNIGKLVKNVSFEVKKGEIFGIAGLVGSGKSEIPLGIYGYMPAKWDELIINNREIKKIKDPNKALDYGIALVPEDRKSMGLVLDLDIVRNIILQNIKLVEKYGILFWKNANKIAEEEIKKYSIKATSYKQKTGNLSGGNQQKVVISKVLKRDPKVVFLVEPTRGIDVGAKVEVYNIVNRLANNGNGVIFVSSELPEIVSLCDRVLVMHRGKNMGILEGDEITQENILKLATGVDI
- a CDS encoding LacI family DNA-binding transcriptional regulator; this translates as MKRASIRDVAKEAGVSISTVSRVINNSSYVNEELKIKVEQAIKKLNYKPNIIAQSLRKGKTKTIGFVIPDITNPFFPNIVKGVEDYLKKEGYTLLLSNSDQDLEMETKIINTFISKHIDGIIFTGTGSYNPVLEKLIEKGIKIVFLDRILEGINASYVICDNKSGILELLNYLYNSGKRSFYFVNGNQNTFSARIRYETFLEFMKEKKIKKYNHIYTNFSYEAGYKFGKNIKSLPEVIIGGNDLIAYGIIDSLQERKIKIPEDVSVTGFDDILFSKHYKPSLTTVKQPIYEMGYKAAELMLKIINGKQKKIKGIVLKPELIIRESTK
- a CDS encoding D-ribose ABC transporter substrate-binding protein; the encoded protein is MILSLSVFSIKIGLSLSTLNNPFFVELRNGALQEAVNQGVDIVVVDAQDKPYKQLNDIEDLVQQRVDLIIINPTDSDAIVAAVEEANNAGIPVITVDRAANGGKVILHIASDNVAGGAMAAKYIADLLNGKGNVVELVGIPGTSAARDRGLGFETELKKYPGLKLIAKQTANFNRAEGLSVMENLLQAYPEIDAVFAQNDEMALGAIEAIKSEGKLGKIVVVGFDAIPDAVNAVKNGEMAATVAQQPSLMGELAVKKAVEYLETQTIYIPVNLKLVVK
- a CDS encoding iron-sulfur cluster-binding protein, whose translation is MKAVVKNIETTKNYILLTVETEKELKIEPGQFVMLKLKHYDFGKPFSVTYQEGKIIKFLIAVVGEMTKEMLKLKTNEEIAIRGAYGIPFIEKIDQNKKYVLLGGDCGSAPLIHFSEKYPHLVKEKIYGFATSEIKKILNVEGLHIDKESNMNLLEKANTINISSDDAFLICGSMDMIKTVKNYFKNNKIYASLEARMACGIGICKGCPIKTTEGIKMICKDGPIFDLSEVELEW
- a CDS encoding dihydroorotase, with the translated sequence MSILIKNANVISHSTKGTYNVYIKDNIIYEISRNKKKADIIIDANGLTLIPGIIDMHTHLREPGFEYKEAIKTGLSAAVHGGVTTIGVMPNTNPAMDNLEIIKFVENKAKKVKLGKVIPIPTITKKRKGEELNNLMFFFNNGYRFFSDDGNPVWNDELMLNALNIVKKFNGVIINHCEDKRFLNIPLFESLMVARDMEISKFTKGHVHIAHISTGNSIDLIKYAKINNLNVSCEITFHHLLLNNYEKDPFKKINPPLPDVETQRYLIENIDYIDMIVSDHAPHSLDEKNKSFDEALNGISGLDIFFPAIVEIHNKYRIDLDYLIEKITYNSAKVFSLKNIGDIKEGYNADLVLVDTEKKWNGKIFSKGKNLPYKDLQGRVFYTIVDGEIKYSEVKLL
- a CDS encoding ABC transporter permease, whose translation is MDKKIILKKMKEYPAIVGFIGISILFSILSDRFLTVSNIINVFRQVSIQAVMAFGMTMVIISGGIDLSVGSIFALSAVIMASVLKTGSVFLGIVIALVVGALMGFVNGFIIAKGRIQPFIVTLATMAIGRSLTLVYTQGMPITGFPSTFRIIGRGYLFGMPYPILIMLGTFALIWFISSNTKLGLYTYAIGGNETAAKLSGVKVVKYKIIIYMISGVLSAVSAMLLTARLNSAQPTFGTGYELDAIAAVVLGGASLSGGKGSVVGTIFGALIMGIINNGLNLLNVSPFYQQAVKGIVILIAVLLERED
- the pyrE gene encoding orotate phosphoribosyltransferase, whose amino-acid sequence is MDIENLLKKTKAILNGHFLLSSGLHSDTYIQCAQVLKYPKYAEILGNLLSEKFNEKPDYIVSPALGGLIIGYEVARAFNVPFLFTERNKEGKMELRRNFYIEENKKVIIIEDVITTGKSTLEVVESIKDFKPNILGFGCIVNRSKKEFLNEYPIKSLIEINAKTFTSNECPMCKNNIKLVKPGSRK